The DNA segment aataaaaagaattcccTTCTATCGATGGGTCAATCCAGTGCAACGAACCTTTCCAAAATACTCCACTTTTATAGAGGAAGCTACGACGAGGTGCAGAAAAAACATCTCCATAAAGCTTCCAAGTAGCAGTTTCAGATGAGTATATCTCCAATTGAAGATCCGCATTGGTATCAGAATCTTCAGGTTGTTTGGTGAACCAAATGCAAACAACTTTGTAGTGTGGTGAACTGTGTGGATCGTATGCCAAGCTGACACTAGAATACCCAACGAAACCCTTTTCTTTTCCCTGAGATCCACACACAATAGACCGAAATTGTTTAGTAAAAGGATTGCAAACGTAATAGGTGCGCTCCAAGAAACTTGCTCTAATGCTGCTACAACATatcagaccattgcaagattggTCAATTCTTATACCTTTCGGATCCTGaataaaatctagggtttcaaaaGGGGCAGCGGATGAGGAGGACCCATCTAGCGAAACGAATTCCAGTTCCGGTTGATTTGTATGTAAAATTAGCCCATTGACTGGATGTGGGTATTGATGACAATGTTCCCTAGCAAAAAATGGATCAGATATAACGGATCGCCATTTTTTGGAAACGAGTTTGAACTGAAGCAGAATTTTAATTGGTAAACGCGACAAAATCTGTATCAAGATATCAACACTGCTAACTACAAGAGAGAGTGATGATGGATTCTCATGAGGATTCATCACACAAGTAGAAATTGGATTCATCTCTTGAACAGTAAATAATGTAAATCAACAAAttctaaattttggaatccaGAATATACCTCTCAGTTGCATCAAATCATTTACTTTGAAGCTCAAGCGATCATTATTTTTGCAAGCTCCATACATAAGAAAACCCTAACTGTCGTTCCTTCCTTTCTGATTCAACTTCCATCGACCCCAATTTAAGAAAAATTGGGAAGGGGGTGTTCGAGTCAAGTCAAACTGTGTCAAGTTCGGTCAAGCCAAGTCAATACTAAGCTGCATAACAGCCGCCGCAACCATGTAGCCACGGGGAGAATGCCAATGGCTCAAATGATCACCCACCCGGAGGCCAGGGCTTTAGCCCTAGTAATAGCTTTAAAATCCTAAATGAG comes from the Papaver somniferum cultivar HN1 unplaced genomic scaffold, ASM357369v1 unplaced-scaffold_2464, whole genome shotgun sequence genome and includes:
- the LOC113341137 gene encoding F-box protein At5g07610-like — protein: MNPISTCVMNPHENPSSLSLVVSSVDILIQILSRLPIKILLQFKLVSKKWRSVISDPFFAREHCHQYPHPVNGLILHTNQPELEFVSLDGSSSSAAPFETLDFIQDPKGIRIDQSCNGLICCSSIRASFLERTYYVCNPFTKQFRSIVCGSQGKEKGFVGYSSVSLAYDPHSSPHYKVVCIWFTKQPEDSDTNADLQLEIYSSETATWKLYGDVFSAPRRSFLYKSGVFWKGSLHWIDPSIEGNSFYFNVDQELRMKMPDYRSVPKVEDRVMVKFFGECRGHLHLIVSPASLSSFEVLEMETDYTGWNVKYHVSPQELIILYPRPPDFDVLLVEEVESNSSKIVLLIQDKVFSYDIQDKSFKEIHRLAPGLGVFLILCFISVRIREGACWTSRER